ATTTCTGTGATGAACCAAAAAAATTAATGTCAGCTGATTTTTTCCGGATTATATCTATATCGTCCACGTTTCCAATCCTGTAGAAGTATAATCATACCTCTTTACATCTCCTCCGAATTTTCGTAACGCCTTAATGACATTTGTCCGTGTATTATTCGGACAATAAAAGAACATAAAGCCACCACCGCCGGCACCGGAAATCTTACCTCCTGTTGCACCTGACTTCATAGCTGTATCATAGATTTCATCTAGATAGGGATTTGTAATACCCTCAGCCATGAGTTTTTTGTTCTGCCAGCCAAAATCCAGTATTTCTCCAATTTTGTCAAAATCTCCTTTCAGCAGTGCTTCCTTCATCATAATGGCCTGCTCTTTTATCCGGTGCATAGCTTCAACCGACTGCATATTATGTTGTCTCACATTTCTTGTTTGATCTTCAATGATTCTTGTTGAAAGCCGCGATACTTCTGTGTTATAAAGTACGATGGTAAATGACAGCTCATTAAGGTATACCGGGCTTATCCGGAGAGGATTTACAATGACTTTATCTTTAAAGAACTCCATAAAATTAACGCCTCCGAAAGTTGCAGCATACTGGTCCTGTTTACCACCCGGCATCCTGAGATCAATACGTTCTATTTCATAAGCTAGTCTGGCAATGTCGTATTCTCCCAGCGGCAGTCGAAGCCATTCGGTAAAAGCACCTAAAATGGCAACGACAAGTGTTGATGATGACCCTAAACCCGAGCCCGGAGGGGCATCAACATATGTAGTCAGGTCAAACGACAACGGATGTTTGGCAAACTCTCTGACAATGCGGTTGTATATCCCCTT
The genomic region above belongs to Bacteroidota bacterium and contains:
- a CDS encoding dehydrogenase, which codes for MIIRSKAPLRISLGGGGTDLEAYSTLYGGAILNATISLYAYASIQPRDDKKISIYSIDRDEQYSAKSVMEIQTDHNGLILHKGIYNRIVREFAKHPLSFDLTTYVDAPPGSGLGSSSTLVVAILGAFTEWLRLPLGEYDIARLAYEIERIDLRMPGGKQDQYAATFGGVNFMEFFKDKVIVNPLRISPVYLNELSFTIVLYNTEVSRLSTRIIEDQTRNVRQHNMQSVEAMHRIKEQAIMMKEALLKGDFDKIGEILDFGWQNKKLMAEGITNPYLDEIYDTAMKSGATGGKISGAGGGGFMFFYCPNNTRTNVIKALRKFGGDVKRYDYTSTGLETWTI